Proteins encoded within one genomic window of Ailuropoda melanoleuca isolate Jingjing chromosome 16, ASM200744v2, whole genome shotgun sequence:
- the DRD4 gene encoding LOW QUALITY PROTEIN: D(4) dopamine receptor (The sequence of the model RefSeq protein was modified relative to this genomic sequence to represent the inferred CDS: deleted 1 base in 1 codon) — protein sequence APGSGHCWRVTGQGPAQGPRLGSAIIWGGTLGHEKEGSPIRGPTGEASKEFGSPTVWGTGLRTVLGGGLRKSKTGKDRVRLREPEEHPAGGSGRDSGRARGVPGGGAPGFVTRALSVVLSARPGAWGQVRHGEPAPRTRTGLLEGRGPGTGGGGAGTPGAAAALAGGVLLIGAVLAGNALVCVSVAAERALQTPTNYFIVSLAAADLLLALLVLPLFVYSEVQGGVWLFSPGLCDALMAMDVMLCTASIFNLCAISVDRFVAVAVPLSYNRQSGGGRQLGLIGATWLLSAAVAAPVLCGLNDARGRDPAVCRLEDRDYVVYSSVCSFFLPCPLMLLLYWATFRGLRRWEAARRAKLHGRGGRRAPSGPGPPPPEALPPLEAVAPPDAPNAIPAEPPLQASKRRRAKITGRERKAMRVLPVVVGAFLVCWTPFFVVHITRALCPACTVSPRLVSAVTWLGYVNSALNPLIYTVFNAEFRAVFRKALRLCC from the exons GCGCCAGGCAGTGGCCATTGTTGGAGAGTAACTGGGCAGGGTCCTGCGCAGGGCCCCAGACTGGGGTCTGCAATCATTTGGGGGGGCACCCTGGGGCACGAGAAGGAGGGAAGCCCCATCAGGGGGCCCACAGGGGAGGCGAGCAAGGAGTTCGGGTCTCCCACTGTCTGGGGAACCGGCCTGAGAAcggtgctggggggggggctgcggAAGTCGAAGACGGGCAAAGACAGGGTGCGCCTTAGAGAGCCCGAGGAGCACCCAGCGGGCGGATCGGGGCGGGACTCCGGACGGGCTCGGGGCGTGCCTGGGGGCGGGGCTCCCGGGTTCGTGACCCGGGCACTGTCCGTGGTGCTGAGCGCCCGCCCGGGCGCATGGGGGCAGGTGCGCCATGGGGAACCAGCGCCGCGGACGCGGACGGGCCTGCTGGAGGGGCGCGGGCCGGGAacgggcggcggcggcgcggggaCCCCCGGAGCGGCGGCGGCTCTGGCGGGGGGCGTACTGCTCATCGGCGCCGTGCTTGCGGGGAATGCGCTCGTGTGCGTCAGCGTGGCGGCCGAGCGCGCCCTGCAGACGCCCACCAACTACTTCATCGTGAGCCTGGCAGCCGCCGACCTCCTACTCGCCCTGCTCGTGCTGCCTCTCTTCGTCTACTCCGAG GTCCAGGGCGGCGTGTGGCTGTTCAGCCCCGGCCTCTGCGATGCGCTCATGGCGATGGACGTCATGCTGTGCACCGCCTCCATCTTCAACCTTTGCGCCATCAGCGTGGACAG GTTCGTGGCCGTGGCCGTGCCGCTGAGCTACAACCGCCAGAGCGGCGGCGGGCGCCAGCTGGGGCTCATCGGCGCCACGTGGCTGCTGTCGGCGGCGGTGGCCGCGCCGGTGCTGTGCGGCCTCAACGATGCTCGCGGCCGCGACCCAGCCGTGTGCCGCCTGGAGGACCGCGACTACGTGGTCTACTCGTCCGTGTGCTccttcttcctgccctgcccGCTCATGCTGCTGCTCTACTGGGCCACGTTCCGGGGCCTGCGGCGCTGGGAGGCTGCCCGTCGCGCCAAGCTGCATGGCCGGGGC GGGCGCCGCGCGCCCAGCGGCCCCGGCCCGCCGCCCCCCGAGGCCCTCCCGCCCCTCGAGGCCGTTGCGCCCCCGGACGCTCCTAACGCCATCCCAGCCGAGCCCCCGCTGCAGGCAAGCAAGAGGAGGCGCGCCAAGATCACCGGCCGCGAGCGCAAGGCCATGAGGGTCCTGCCCGTGGTGGTCG gggcCTTCCTGGTGTGCTGGACCCCCTTCTTTGTGGTGCACATCACCCGGGCGCTGTGTCCCGCCTGCACCGTGTCTCCGAGGCTGGTCAGCGCGGTCACCTGGCTGGGCTACGTCAACAGCGCCCTCAACCCCCTCATCTACACCGTCTTCAACGCCGAGTTCCGCGCGGTCTTCCGCAAGGCCCTTCGTCTCTGCTGCTGA